In the genome of Polyangiaceae bacterium, the window GAGCACAGCGCGTTGAACTGGTGCTGCTTGAGGACGTGTGCCGCGAAGCGATTCGAGTACGTTCCCGTATGCCGCTCCGCGTCGGTCAAGAGGTACACCTCGCGATGGGCCTGCTTGAAGGGCTGGACGACCTCGAGCTCTTCCAGCCTCTCCCTCCACGCGAGCACCTCGCTCATTTCGGCTTCGATGGGGTGCCACATCCTGACCGTCGCTTCCGGCGTCGGCGAGACCACCGAACCATCCAGCCTCGTCAACGCGCCCGACCTGGGTAGGACCGAGACCGGCTCACATCCTGGTTCCGTGAGTGACCAGATCAGGCGGTTCGCGACCACCCCGATCAGCGGGTGCTGGAGATATCGCTCCACGAACTGATCGACGCGCCACTCCTTCTGCTCCACGAACAGACCGTCGATGCGATCCTTCTGAGCAGCCAGCATCTGTTCGATGTTCTTGGCCGCCTGCTTGAGTTCCTTCAGGTCCTCCGCGTGGTTCTCGCGGACTGCCTTCGGGACGCTCTTCTGGGGTTTTCCGTCAGCCTTGAACCATCCCAGGTGCGTCTTGCCGCGCTCGACCACGCGGAGCTCAGCAACGTAGTCCCCGAGCGTTTCTCGGCAGACTCCCACCTCAGTCATCCCGAAAGCAGGAACTCCCAGCTCCTCGAGTTCCGACCGCTCGATGCCCGTGCGCTCCGCAACGGCCTCGAGCGCCTTCTCGATGCCCTTCTGCGCAGGAACCCGTTCCCTGAAGCTTGAAGGCTTTCTCAACTTGCTCGTCAGGTCAGCCGCTCGCGGCTTCTTCGGCACGAATCCCGTTCGGGTCTACTCCGCGCCCGTCGGTTGCACAAGGCCGCCAAAGCCTGGTCTCGAATTCAGCTTCTGGAACTCGGCGACCTCCTGACGAACGCGCCGTTCGATGAGCTCGCGCACCGTGATGCGCTCGCTGACCAGCTTCAAGACCGTCTCGCCGGTCCGTTCCCCGGTGGGCGTCTCGTCCACCAACCGCAGCGCGATCCCCATGAGCAACTGCCCATGGGGCTGCCGAAAGCCAAGTCACCCAGGTCAGCATGTATCCGCTTCGTCACGACCCCACCATCACAACCTCCCGGGTCCACCGGCTCACTCTCGAGCGCGAGCACGCCGAAGACGCACTCGTGGACGCGGTACAGGGGTTCGTTTTCCACGAAGCGGTGGAGGGCCTCGATGCCGAGGGCGAACTCGCGGAGGGCTAGAGCGCGCTTGGTGCCCGTGCCGCGGCGGCGGAGGCGCTCCAGGTTCTCGGGGAGCAGGTACTCGGGGCCGTAGATGATGCGTAGGTACTCCGGGCCGCGGCACTTGATGGCGGGCTGGATGAGGCCGCGCTTGCCGCGCACGATCCAGTCGAGGGGCTTCACGACCATGCCCTCGCCGCCCCGTCCGGTGAGCGACTCCCACCAGGCGATGCCCTCCTGCTCGCTCGCTGGGTCAGCCAGCTCGATGACCTTGTAGGGCGTTGCCATGAGCACCGGCTCAGCTTCGGCGAGCTTGGCGAGGGTGTCCATGTGCCAGACGTGGTTCTGGTCGGTGTGGACCCTCGCCTCGCTGGCGAGCAGGTGGAAGGGGGCCAGCTTGATGTCGTCGATTGAAGAGACGGGCCAGCAGTACTGGCGGTAAGCGTCGATGAAGCCAGCAGCCGCCTGCTCCCGCTGCTCGATGCGGGCCTGCACGCTCGCCAGCAGTTCGGCCTGCTCACCGTCGAGCCGGGCCCGGGCCTGGGCGAGCGCGGCGCTGGCCGCACCGAGGGACTTCCCCGCCGCGCAACCCACGGCGGCGTACTGGTCGCGCAGCAACTCCTGGGCCTTGGCGGACCAGGGCATCAGCTCGGCGTCCAGGCAGAGCCAGTCCGTGGCCAGGTTCGACCAGAGGCCGGCAGTGGTTGCTGCGTCGCGCACGCGAGCCAGGAGCTCGTTCTCCAGAGACAGGTCGTTGAAGAACGGGCGCCCCGTGCGGGTATGGACGATGCCTGCGCGGCCGTCGGTGGCGCCGAAGCGACGCTTGGCGACTTCCTCGTCGCGGCACACGACGAGGACCGCGCGCGAGCCCATGTGCTTCTCTTCGCACACGACCTTGCCCACGCCGTTGCGACGGAAGTAGTCGAACGCCTCGCGCGGGTGCTCGAGGAGCGGCCCCTCAGCGGCCGTTTCCGAGGGCGACATGGTCGGCGGCAGGTAGACGAGCCAGTGCGGGTCCACCGCGTAGCGCCCCATGAGCTCGAGCGCAGCCGTGGAGTTCTGCTCGCGGATGGTCACGGTGTGGTGGATGCGCGTGCTGACGATGCGCTTGCCGCGCACGTCCTCGATGTCGAGCAGATCGTGGTACTCGCGCTTGTCGGCGGTGGCCTGCTCGGACACGAGGGGCTTGGCCGGCTCGAAGTACATCTTCTCGGCCTCGACCTCGATGAGCTCCTTCTCCGGGTAGCGGAGCGCGGTGAGCGATCCGCCGAAGACGCAGCCGGTGTCGATGCAGATCGTGCGGTTCACCCACTCCGCGGTGGGCACCGGCGTGTGGCCATACACGACCATGGCCCGACCGCGGTAGTCGGCCGCCCAATTGTAGCGAATGGGCAGGCCGTACTCGTCAACCTCGCCGGTGGTTTCGCCATACAGGGCAAACTCGCGAACCGCACCCGAGCCGCGGCCCTGCAGCGCCTCGCGCATGCCCGCGTGGGCCACGACCAGGTTGCCGTCGTCCAGCACGTAGTGGCTGACGAGTCCGTCGATGAAGTCGGCGATCCCGGTCTTGAGCTCGTCGGGTTCGGGCTCGAGCTGGTCGACGGACATCTGCAGCCCGTGCTTGAGCTGCACGTTCTTGCCCCGCAGCTTGCGCATGAGCTTCACGTCGTGATTGCCCGGTACACAGAGGGCGTGGCCAGACCGAACCATGTTCATCACCAGACGCAGGACAGCCGGCGTGGCTGGGCCCCGGTCAACGAGATCGCCGAGGAACACGGCGCGCCGCCCGTTTGGTGGCGTCGCGCTCGGCACCTCGCGATTCACGGCATATCCGAGCTTCTCCAGCAGGGTGCAGAGCTCGCTGAAGCAGCCGTGGACGTCGCCGATGATGTCGAACGGCCCGTGCTGGTCGCGCTTGTCGTTCCAAAGCGGCACGCGCTCGAAGACGGCCGACTCGACTTCTTCGGGGCCCGACATGACGTGGACGTGCCGGAAGCCCTCGCGCTTGAGCGTCTTGATCGAACCGCGGAGCTGGCTCTGCTGCTGGGCGACCACGCGGGCGCCAAAGTTGCGGTCCGGGCGCGACTCGTTGCGCGCCACGCACAGCTGGGTCGGCATGTTCAGGACGATGGCGACCGGGATACAGTGGTGCTGGCGCGCCAGTGCCACGAGCGGCTTGCGCGCCTCCTTCTGCACGTTGGTCGCGTCCACGACCGTGAGCAGACCGCGAACCAGACGCTTGCCCGCAATGTAGTGCAGCACGTCGAAAGCGTCGTTGGTTGCCGCTTGGTTGTTCTCGTCGTCCGAAACCAGCCCGCGGCAATAGTCCGACGAGATGATCTCCGTCGGCTTGAAGTGCTTCCGCGCGAAGGTGGACTTTCCGGAGCCCGACACGCCCACCAGCACGACCAGCGACAGCTTGGGGATCTGGAAGGTCATCGTGAAAACACCCCCATTTGGGTCGGTGCTCCGACTTCCGGATCCTCGCTACCGATGGGCAGAAACCGCACACCGTAGCCGTGGCGCTCGGCCGCACCTAGTGCCCATGCCTCGAACTCGCCCCGCGTCCACTCGAAGCGGTGGTCGCGATGACGCAGTCGGCCCGCTTCCAGATTGGCGAAGCGGACGTTGTATTCCACGTTCGGTGTCGTCACGATCACCATGCGGGGCCGCGCGAACTCGAAGACGGTGCGCTCAAGAGCGCAGAGCCGAGGTTCGTCGACGTGCTCGATGACTTCGACCAGGCACGCCGCGTCAAAGCCGGAAAGACGCGCATCTCGGTACGTCAGCGAGCCCTGGATGAGATCGATCCGCTCGCGCTTGCGAGGCGCCATGTCCTCCAAGTGCAGCTTGCGGCGCGCGATCTCGAGCGCACGGTACGACACGTCGACGCCGACCGTGCGCTGGACGAACTTCTCCCCCAACAGGGCGCGCAGTAGCTTGCCTTCGCCGCAGCCTAGGTCGAGCACGGTGCGAGCGTCGGCGGCACGCAGAGCGCTGACAACGGCAGCAATGCGCTGGTCGTTAAGGCTGAGCTTTTTCTCGAGGTCGGTCTCCTCGCGCTCCGGCCTCCTCGACCGCGTCGAGGTCGCACTCCTCGTCGGCAACGAGCTGGGCGAGCGCCTGCCGGGCGAAGGTGCCCTTGCGCTTGAAGTACCGCTTGGCGATCTGCTCGCGGCGTGGGTGCTGCCCCAGCCAGCCCTCGCCCTTGGCTACGAGCTTCGAGATCTCGTCCTCGGAGAAATAGTAGTGCTTGGAGTCGTCGAGAACTGGCAGCAGGACGTAGAGGTGCGACAGCAGCTCTTGCAGACGTACGGTGCCCTTCAGCTTCACGGCAAAGTACTTGCCTCCGCCCCATTCGGGGAACTTCGGGTCGAGCTGCAGGCGCTCAGCCTCCACGACGTAGCCAAGCGGCTCGAACAGCGCCCGCAGCAGCTCCTCGCCGCCACGACAGGGGACAACGGGGATCTCCGCCTGCAGCTCGATGGCCGTCGCTGCGAGTTCGGGCCGCTCGCGGCTCTTACCGTTCAGTGCACTGCCAAACACCTGCGAGATGGCCACGCTCATGAACGAAGAGGCCACGTAGGGGCGGTCGTTGACGTACTGGCCCAGCGCGCCCGATGATGCGTCGTTCTTGCCGCGCACGAGCGCCACCGGGTCGATGTCGACCAGAAGCGATGCCGAGCACCGCTCGTCCGAGCTCTCCGGGTAGAAGACGTGCGCCTTGCCGAAGTTCAGCTCGAAAGACTGGCACTTGTCCGGGTGCTTCGACAGCAGGAAGCCCAAGTCGGAGGCAGGTTGGTGGGTGGTGGAGATGGTGAGGAGCATGGTCAGGTGGCCTCCCTTCGGCCGTAGAACTCCATCAGCAGTGCGAACAACAGCTCATTGAGCGCGGCGTGGTCCACGTCGGCCGGCAGCATCGAACTGTCGGCGGCCGTCTTCATCGCGGCTTCGAGGCATTCGGTTTCCGCGACCAGCTCGTCGTAGCTGTACTGGCCGTCGCGGATCTTCATCAGCTCGTGGGCGTCCGGGCGA includes:
- a CDS encoding 3' terminal RNA ribose 2'-O-methyltransferase Hen1 — its product is MLLTISTTHQPASDLGFLLSKHPDKCQSFELNFGKAHVFYPESSDERCSASLLVDIDPVALVRGKNDASSGALGQYVNDRPYVASSFMSVAISQVFGSALNGKSRERPELAATAIELQAEIPVVPCRGGEELLRALFEPLGYVVEAERLQLDPKFPEWGGGKYFAVKLKGTVRLQELLSHLYVLLPVLDDSKHYYFSEDEISKLVAKGEGWLGQHPRREQIAKRYFKRKGTFARQALAQLVADEECDLDAVEEAGARGDRPREKAQP
- a CDS encoding methyltransferase domain-containing protein, which produces MLDLGCGEGKLLRALLGEKFVQRTVGVDVSYRALEIARRKLHLEDMAPRKRERIDLIQGSLTYRDARLSGFDAACLVEVIEHVDEPRLCALERTVFEFARPRMVIVTTPNVEYNVRFANLEAGRLRHRDHRFEWTRGEFEAWALGAAERHGYGVRFLPIGSEDPEVGAPTQMGVFSR
- a CDS encoding polynucleotide kinase-phosphatase, which produces MTFQIPKLSLVVLVGVSGSGKSTFARKHFKPTEIISSDYCRGLVSDDENNQAATNDAFDVLHYIAGKRLVRGLLTVVDATNVQKEARKPLVALARQHHCIPVAIVLNMPTQLCVARNESRPDRNFGARVVAQQQSQLRGSIKTLKREGFRHVHVMSGPEEVESAVFERVPLWNDKRDQHGPFDIIGDVHGCFSELCTLLEKLGYAVNREVPSATPPNGRRAVFLGDLVDRGPATPAVLRLVMNMVRSGHALCVPGNHDVKLMRKLRGKNVQLKHGLQMSVDQLEPEPDELKTGIADFIDGLVSHYVLDDGNLVVAHAGMREALQGRGSGAVREFALYGETTGEVDEYGLPIRYNWAADYRGRAMVVYGHTPVPTAEWVNRTICIDTGCVFGGSLTALRYPEKELIEVEAEKMYFEPAKPLVSEQATADKREYHDLLDIEDVRGKRIVSTRIHHTVTIREQNSTAALELMGRYAVDPHWLVYLPPTMSPSETAAEGPLLEHPREAFDYFRRNGVGKVVCEEKHMGSRAVLVVCRDEEVAKRRFGATDGRAGIVHTRTGRPFFNDLSLENELLARVRDAATTAGLWSNLATDWLCLDAELMPWSAKAQELLRDQYAAVGCAAGKSLGAASAALAQARARLDGEQAELLASVQARIEQREQAAAGFIDAYRQYCWPVSSIDDIKLAPFHLLASEARVHTDQNHVWHMDTLAKLAEAEPVLMATPYKVIELADPASEQEGIAWWESLTGRGGEGMVVKPLDWIVRGKRGLIQPAIKCRGPEYLRIIYGPEYLLPENLERLRRRGTGTKRALALREFALGIEALHRFVENEPLYRVHECVFGVLALESEPVDPGGCDGGVVTKRIHADLGDLAFGSPMGSCSWGSRCGWWTRRPPGNGPARRS